One Nitrososphaerota archaeon genomic window, TTGGCTCATGGATCATACCTTATAGGCCTATAATACCATTAATTGCAATGGTTATTACTTTATTAATAGCTCCTAAAGGATTGTCTAGTATAAATTGGTATAAAATAATGGAAAAATTAAGGAGTGAGAAATAATGCTTCCTGTTGAAATAATTTTTCTAATAGATTTACTAGCTTCTTTTTCAGTTTATCTTATAATATCTTTAAGTTTAAATTTAGAATTTGGTTATACAGGAATTCCTAATTTTGGAAAAGTTTTAGCTGTAGCAGGAGGAGCATTTGTTGTTGGAAGCTTACCTGGAAGATTATTATTTAATTTAATGCAAATAAATGGAAATTTAGATTTTATAGCTCATAATGCTGCTATAATTACTCAAATTACTAATAATTTAAAAATTAATGTTCCATTATCATTTTCAATTTTCATATTATCTCTCGTGATTGCTGCTATAGTAGGTGCTATATTAGGATTCTTAGCATCTTATCCAGCTATAAGACTTAGGGAAGATTATCTTGGAATAACTCTTCTTGCAATGGGTGAGGTTCTTAGGGTTATAGGGAATAATTATCCTCCACTTATAGGTGGTTCTCTTGGAGTACAAGTACCTGATCCGTTTGCATGGATTGGAGGAGATTTAAGATTTGCCATAACTACTTTTTCAATGTTACTTATTGCAATACTTATTTTTATTTATGTAGAACTTTTAATAAGATCACCTTTAG contains:
- a CDS encoding branched-chain amino acid ABC transporter permease; the encoded protein is MLPVEIIFLIDLLASFSVYLIISLSLNLEFGYTGIPNFGKVLAVAGGAFVVGSLPGRLLFNLMQINGNLDFIAHNAAIITQITNNLKINVPLSFSIFILSLVIAAIVGAILGFLASYPAIRLREDYLGITLLAMGEVLRVIGNNYPPLIGGSLGVQVPDPFAWIGGDLRFAITTFSMLLIAILIFIYVELLIRSPLGRTLRAVRDNEIAASALGKYIPMIRMKVLMVGSALGAIGGALYAFYTSAVIAGTYNRVDWTFWPWTMVLLGGAANNVGVALGTLIFVGTRKLIIFYKGLFAPYLPFDVVWLDMLLLGIVLILVLLFKPEGIIPEKPTHTVKVNYIKKVIENKEETH